Proteins found in one Quercus robur chromosome 2, dhQueRobu3.1, whole genome shotgun sequence genomic segment:
- the LOC126713470 gene encoding histidinol-phosphate aminotransferase, chloroplastic isoform X2 → MKFPYVYPDPESRRLRAALAEDSGLESDYILAGCGADELIDLIMRCVLEPGDKIVDCPPTFTMYEFDAAVNGALVIKVPRKADFSLNVEQITDVIEREKPKCIFLTSPNNPDGSVIDDEDLLRILKLPILVVLDEAYIEFSGIESKMKWVKKHENLIVLRTFSKRAGLAGLRVGYGAFPLSIIEYLWRAKQPYNVSVAAEISACAALQNPTYLEKVKDTLVQERDRLYNLLKELPFLKPYPSYSNFILCEVASGMDAKVLKEDLAKMGVMIRHYNKKELRGYVRVSVGKPEHTDVLMECLRRLS, encoded by the exons ATGAAGTTCCCATATGTCTATCCAGACCCTGAAAGCCGTCGCTTGCGTGCTGCCCTTGCAGAAGATTCAGGACTTGAATCTGATTATATTCTTGCAGGATGTGGTGCTGATGAGCTCATTGATTTAATTATGCG TTGTGTGCTCGAACCTGGTGATAAGATTGTGGACTGCCCTCCGACCTTTACAATGTATGAGTTTGATGCTGCAGTTAATGGGGCACTTGTTATAAAAG TCCCCAGGAAGGCAGACTTTAGCTTGAATGTTGAACAAATAACAGATGTTATTGAACGAGAAAAACCCAAATGCATATTTTTAACATCTCCTAACAATCCAGATGGGAG TGTAATTGATGATGAAGATCTTTTGAGAATCCTTAAGCTTCCCATATTAGTGGTGCTAGATGAAGCATACATTGAGTTTTCAGGGATAGAATCAAAAATGAAATGGGTGAAGAAACACGAGAATCTAATTGTTCTTCGGACATTTAGCAAAAgagctg GTTTAGCTGGACTTCGTGTGGGATATGGAGCATTTCCTTTGAGTATCATTGAGTATCTTTGGAGAGCAAAGCAACCTTATAATGTTTCAGTTGCTGCTGAAATTTCTGCTTGTGCAGCTTTGCAGAATCCCACATATCTTGAg AAAGTGAAAGATACGTTAGTACAAGAAAGGGATAGGCTATATAATCTTCTTAAGGAATTGCCATTTCTCAAACCATATCCGAGCTATTCTAATTTCATTCTTTGTGAGGTTGCATCTGGAATGGATGCTAAGGTGTTAAAG GAGGACCTTGCAAAAATGGGTGTAATGATCCGCCactacaacaaaaaagaattgaGGGGTTATGTTCGTGTATCTGTTGGGAAGCCTGAACACACAGATGTCTTGATGGAGTGCCTTAGACGCCTGTCTTGA
- the LOC126698182 gene encoding uncharacterized protein LOC126698182 — translation MATEDFSFPTIGDKFSCGIDSPPLWNLSPIASPNSRHEEPPKGSAKEEGNDLKDEKDYCFWPKPIEYIRQRKSFSHVETGGKLVIKDGKEDGDHEEQKMDMLWENFNEELSKNSSSRSNTSSRMQFGCVKALKTSSNGVTLTTKKPGMVVILKALKKLFLLQNSHDRKLQRPPHSHQ, via the coding sequence ATGGCTACAGAAGATTTCAGCTTCCCCACAATTGGGGACAAATTCTCATGTGGCATCGATTCACCACCTTTGTGGAACCTATCTCCAATAGCCTCCCCAAATTCCAGACACGAAGAACCACCAAAAGGGTCTgccaaagaagaaggaaacgaCTTAAAGGATGAGAAAGATTATTGCTTTTGGCCAAAACCAATCGAGTACATAAGACAAAGAAAGAGCTTTTCACACGTAGAGACTGGTGGGAAATTGGTGATTaaagatggaaaagaagatGGCGATCATGAAGAGCAAAAGATGGACATGTTGTGGGAAAACTTCAATGAAGAATTATCAAAGAATTCTAGTTCAAGATCCAATACGTCTTCTAGGATGCAATTTGGCTGTGTTAAGGCATTGAAAACGTCCAGCAATGGTGTAACGCTTACAACTAAGAAGCCCGGCATGGTTGTGATTTTGAAGGCCTTAAAGAAGCTTTTCTTGCTCCAAAACTCCCATGATCGGAAGCTTCAACGGCCCCCACATAGTCATCAATGA
- the LOC126713470 gene encoding histidinol-phosphate aminotransferase, chloroplastic isoform X1, whose product MGVIDIYNASSLCLTKPNTGFQHFVVRQSQSHRPSCLIQGNSRRVVAMASTVPSSIEHVNEVQQSLTGDSFIRPHLRKLSPYQPILPFEVLSASLGRKPEDIIKLDANENPYGPPPEVFEALGSMKFPYVYPDPESRRLRAALAEDSGLESDYILAGCGADELIDLIMRCVLEPGDKIVDCPPTFTMYEFDAAVNGALVIKVPRKADFSLNVEQITDVIEREKPKCIFLTSPNNPDGSVIDDEDLLRILKLPILVVLDEAYIEFSGIESKMKWVKKHENLIVLRTFSKRAGLAGLRVGYGAFPLSIIEYLWRAKQPYNVSVAAEISACAALQNPTYLEKVKDTLVQERDRLYNLLKELPFLKPYPSYSNFILCEVASGMDAKVLKEDLAKMGVMIRHYNKKELRGYVRVSVGKPEHTDVLMECLRRLS is encoded by the exons ATGGGTGTCATTGATATCTACAACGCCTCCTCTCTGTGCTTGACCAAACCCAACACTGGTTTTCAACATTTTGTGGTGCGTCAATCTCAATCGCACAGACCCAGTTGCTTGATTCAAGGAAACAGCAGGAGGGTCGTTGCTATGGCTTCCACTGTTCCTTCTTCGATAGAACATGTCAATGAGGTTCAACAGAGCTTGACCGGTGACTCCTTTATTCGACCCCATTTGAGGAAATTGTCTCCTTATCAACCCATTTTGCCTTTTGAG GTTTTATCAGCCAGTCTTGGAAGGAAGCCGGAAGATATCATCAAATTAGATGCGAATGAAAACCCTTATGGTCCTCCACCAGAG GTTTTTGAAGCTTTGGGCTCAATGAAGTTCCCATATGTCTATCCAGACCCTGAAAGCCGTCGCTTGCGTGCTGCCCTTGCAGAAGATTCAGGACTTGAATCTGATTATATTCTTGCAGGATGTGGTGCTGATGAGCTCATTGATTTAATTATGCG TTGTGTGCTCGAACCTGGTGATAAGATTGTGGACTGCCCTCCGACCTTTACAATGTATGAGTTTGATGCTGCAGTTAATGGGGCACTTGTTATAAAAG TCCCCAGGAAGGCAGACTTTAGCTTGAATGTTGAACAAATAACAGATGTTATTGAACGAGAAAAACCCAAATGCATATTTTTAACATCTCCTAACAATCCAGATGGGAG TGTAATTGATGATGAAGATCTTTTGAGAATCCTTAAGCTTCCCATATTAGTGGTGCTAGATGAAGCATACATTGAGTTTTCAGGGATAGAATCAAAAATGAAATGGGTGAAGAAACACGAGAATCTAATTGTTCTTCGGACATTTAGCAAAAgagctg GTTTAGCTGGACTTCGTGTGGGATATGGAGCATTTCCTTTGAGTATCATTGAGTATCTTTGGAGAGCAAAGCAACCTTATAATGTTTCAGTTGCTGCTGAAATTTCTGCTTGTGCAGCTTTGCAGAATCCCACATATCTTGAg AAAGTGAAAGATACGTTAGTACAAGAAAGGGATAGGCTATATAATCTTCTTAAGGAATTGCCATTTCTCAAACCATATCCGAGCTATTCTAATTTCATTCTTTGTGAGGTTGCATCTGGAATGGATGCTAAGGTGTTAAAG GAGGACCTTGCAAAAATGGGTGTAATGATCCGCCactacaacaaaaaagaattgaGGGGTTATGTTCGTGTATCTGTTGGGAAGCCTGAACACACAGATGTCTTGATGGAGTGCCTTAGACGCCTGTCTTGA